The genomic interval ACTTACGGTCAACGTGTATTGATCACAGCCCTTGACCACTGGCCATTCGATGCCATCACCGCGTTTTTGACACTCGTCGTTAAACACCTGGCGCAGATTAAGCCGCCAACCTAAATCGTATGGATAAACAAATGGCTCATAGCTGTCGGCTTTGTAACGGCGATAGATCGCCTTCTCTACAATCCAGAGCTCAATGCCCGTCTGATTAATGATGATCGTCTTCAATTGTATAAAGAGCAGCATGCCCAGTCCAATCACAACGCCAATGGCCAGGCCCATGCCCAGTATGCACATGACAATGCTGCCGATAGTAAACTGTACGCTGGCCAAATAAGCCATGCCGTGGGTCAGGTAGTAATAGCGGTGAATGCCGCGATAAAAGGAACAACTAAGCACCACGGAACCATGCAGACTGCCCAGTATAGAGAAGAGCAGAAAGTAGCAGAAATAGGCATGGTTGGCCCAACCAACACAATGGTTGATCCATGGGCAATGATGGTCCATTTTTTTAACACAGCGATTGCCTGCaagaaattgcaattgtttagTCTGATTAAAGGCTGGCATAGTATTTACTGTGGTTCACCTACATTTGCGACAGTGATGCGAACGCGGCGCCTTATAGCCCTCACACTGCTTGCAGTACTGCAGCCACTCCGTGTCCTTGGGGTCCttgtcaaattaaaatatgaaatatgcgTGATATATAAGTTTAATAATGTATTCCTCACAGCTCACTAAATGACCCAACCAACCAAGCTAACCTGCGCCCATATTGCGTCTGGCCTGGGGCCCACAaaacatttatgcaaattttgggTAATTGCATTACGAGCACGGCTCCGTGGTGGCTGCGTTTACGTTCGCGTGACAGCCTTTTGGCCATAAGTTATTAGGGGAGGGTGTGCGCTACGTGCCCCAATTGATTGGTGTCGAAAAATTGCCACCGCCCCAGCCGTCAACAGTCAGCAGATTTGTTTGGCCGTCTGTTGTGCTTCAGCTTATCGTCCACTTCTGAGTTGAATTGCAGCAGCGTCTAATTGCTGCATTACGCGCCAACTGGCGATAACGGGTTAAGCACGCGATGCCGTCAACTTTGCTGACCCATTTGTAGGCAGAGAGTCGTGCATGAATGAGCTGCCCGGTTGCATTTGCCCCCCCCCCCATAGATTGGCTGTCTAAGGACATGCAAACAAGTGGCTGGCACggcttttttgttgtgctaAACAATAATTTCCGATCCAGAAGTGACGCGGCATAAATGGGCGACCAGGTGAGAGCATGTCAACAGCTGAAGGACAGGGAGCCTTACCATGCTTACGAAAGCAAGCAATTGTGAAGGCTCTTAGGAtcaagtatacatatatatatatatatatatagagagagagcagaCTTGGGCGCGTGTCGTATTTAACTTCAAGAAACTGAAGGAATATAGAATAAAATGCTGCTGATTATTTAGACAAAATAATGTTAGctataaaatgcatttaaaaattaattagaatGTGACGAGCCAGAAATGGAAAGCAGATTTAAGAACCAAACCCTGTAGGTTCGCCCGTGTGAAGCATTGGTAAGAGCCTAAAACTGAACAGCCCATATTTGTTTGGCTCTACGTCTATAATTCTTAGCTCTAGAATTCTCACACTAACTAAATTAGTGTGCTATATTATAGTAAACTAAGTAAATTAAGCATTTCCGTTTGTTGCAGCCCAgcatattaatttcaaatcCGATGACTGGCCCAAAGAAGGCCTTACCTGCCATTAAAACTATACTATGCATACAacttgtgtatgtatatacatattgtgaaagctgctcctgctgctgacACGCCCCTACGTTGGTATCGTGACCCACAAGGGAGCACAAGCCTGAGCGAACCCAGTTGACAAACATTTTCCATGCATGCCAATGTCacgacaaaatgttttatagttgcttttttttcgtgTTGCCTAATGGTGCGAGCTTGGGCCTTTTGTCGGGGATCTTGGGGCTGGACAACGTTTGTATTGGTTTACCTTTGGCTGCCATTGTTTTGGCAGCAGGCCCGGACCTGTCACCGTGGCCATGATGTAATTGAATGTGGCCAACGTGGAGAGCAGCAGGAACAGTGCCTGGTGTGCGAAGGCAGCAAACGATTCGTTCGGTGGCCACCACATCGAGTTCATGTAAAGCGTCGTCAGCgttatgcatttaatgatgcCTGAAATGGGTAGAGAGATCAACATTATTATAAATCGTACGCATGGTTAAACATTCCACGGGTAACAAGAGATTTGTAGTTGCATATTACCACAATATATGTAAACATCGATATGTACGCCGTTTGTCCGTCAAGTGGTGTTGGGTTACTGTTTGGAGGGTTCTTTGCGTGCCACGGAaatgaaatacatttatttgtatattttttttatgtcgcGTCTTGATTAAGCGTTAACACAAGGGTGGCAATTGTATTTTAACTGACTTGGTTAACGCAGGCAAGCCGAGCCCGGCCGAGAGAGGCATAGCCATCGTTGTCCATCCCTTCTCCTACGACAGTGGCGAGGGGAGGGTGCAGCAACAAGCGGCGCCAAATTCAGTAATTAAGCTATGTACAATAATATCGCAGTTCAATATCAAGGTTGCCACAACATGAACCGGATGCTTTATGGTCATATTACCGTCTGCCCAGATGGGCCTGAATAGTCAAATTGCACGCAATTTGCGGCCGGACCACGTTTAATTCGCGGTACTTAATTAGTATTGGAATAATTTATTCAAGCAGCAACTAAAATGCAATTAGCGCAGCATTTTATGGGAATTAAATGACGAGCCACTCCTTAAGAATGCGTCCATCCAACTGACGATGGGCGCCGGCTCAATGGCGCCAGCGTCGGCGTTGA from Drosophila virilis strain 15010-1051.87 chromosome 2, Dvir_AGI_RSII-ME, whole genome shotgun sequence carries:
- the LOC6629842 gene encoding palmitoyltransferase ZDHHC6; translation: MSAEISGFRRFLHWGPITALSIIKCITLTTLYMNSMWWPPNESFAAFAHQALFLLLSTLATFNYIMATVTGPGLLPKQWQPKDPKDTEWLQYCKQCEGYKAPRSHHCRKCNRCVKKMDHHCPWINHCVGWANHAYFCYFLLFSILGSLHGSVVLSCSFYRGIHRYYYLTHGMAYLASVQFTIGSIVMCILGMGLAIGVVIGLGMLLFIQLKTIIINQTGIELWIVEKAIYRRYKADSYEPFVYPYDLGWRLNLRQVFNDECQKRGDGIEWPVVKGCDQYTLTREQLAQKQEKRARTRVYKCISPVSGRWMPICSQGWRICINAPCTDEPRIRLQPDDIIKVTRFRRHWLFGERVPSELEHTAVAQKRRQRKGPIRGWFPRRSVVAITEMPDSDSSDDVKTIKTSTSNGHSHGKQQQRNGLSKKYM